In Danaus plexippus chromosome 17, MEX_DaPlex, whole genome shotgun sequence, one DNA window encodes the following:
- the LOC116771168 gene encoding protein 5NUC-like isoform X2, with product MILFHLTTVLATITLSFSSIVKPPSNDGKNFELLILHNNDMHARFEQTSQLSGACTTLDREAGKCYGGFPRVATVVKEARRKAASGEGPPVLYLNAGDTYTGTAWFTIYKWKVAAEFLNALQPDAVSLGNHEFDEEVDGVVPFIANLSCPVLAANLILDDVPILEEQSNLHKSVVLTKNGVEIGIIGYLTPDTRFLAPKNDVKYEEEVNAIRKESLRLRRLGVQIIIALGHSGFVKDLEIAEQVEDLDLVIGGHSNTFLTNTNTSEIPEYSEGPYPTLVRQKSGRTVLVVQAYAFTKYLGRLHLVFNAQGEIINFDGNPILLNHNVKQDPIILEIVKRYKLEVNEINSEVVGSSMVFLDGVSCRLKECNLGNFFTDAVVYYTKQHDNVHSNVNIAVIAGGRIRTSISDNVKPFNITKGDLITVIPFSDSLCIITMNGTILKQALEHSVASWRLLDAPGQFLQMSGMDVTYDLAKKVGSRVIRARAICSNCKELQAIKEDYEYKIITSTFLADGGDNYTMFESLPRDVLPYNEVESALYYLSKYSPINTVVSNRIVIFNDDKLKSIPHRNEDKDKTAQLSSTGHHNKAHTAMFFLLLVMNLSLNGRR from the exons ACGGTACTGGCCACTATTACGTTGAGTTTTAGCAGTATAGTGAAACCTCCTTCGAATGATGGCAAAAATTTCGAGCTGTTAATACTTCACAACAATGATATGCATGCACGATTTGAACAGACCTCGCAGCTTAGCGGGGCCTGCACCACACTCGATAGAGAAGCAGGAAAATGTTACGGAGGCTTCCCGAGAGTAGCGACTGT AGTGAAAGAGGCACGAAGAAAAGCAGCATCCGGCGAAGGTCCACCCGTCTTATATCTAAACGCTGGTGACACTTACACAGGCACGGCCTGGTTCACAATCTACAAATGGAAGGTTGCTGCGGAATTCTTGAACGCTCTACAACCAGATGCTGTT tCTCTTGGAAATCACGAGTTTGATGAAGAAGTCGACGGCGTCGTGCCTTTCATCGCAAACCTCTCCTGTCCGGTTCTAGCTGCTAATCTTATTCTGGACGATGTACCTATACTCGAAGAACAATCTAATTTACACAAATCTGTTGTCCTAACTAAAAATGGTGTTGAAATCGGAATTATCGGCTATTTGACGCCAGATACAAGATTTCTGGCGCCCAAAAATGATGTTAAATACGAGGAAGAGGTCAATGCTATAAGAAAAGAATCATTGAGATTAAGGAGACTGGGTGtgcaaataataattgctCTTGGACATTCCGGATTCGTAAAAGATTTGGAAATAGCAGAACAGGTAGAAGATCTGGATCTAGTTATAGGAGGgcattcaaatacatttttaacgaATACAAATACGAGTGAAATTCCAGAATATTCAGAGGGTCCCTATCCCACTTTGGTACGTCAAAAATCTGGACGAACGGTTTTAGTCGTGCAAGCATATgcttttacaaaatatctaGGAAGACTACATTTGGTATTTAATGCTCAGggagaaataattaattttgatggaAACCCAATCCTTTTAAATCATAACGTCAAACAAGACCCAATTATTCTAGAAATTGTCAAGCGCTATAAACTGGAAGTCAATGAAATCAACAGTGAGGTTGTCGGTTCTTCGATGGTGTTTCTTGATGGAGTTTCGTGCCGTCTCAAGGAATGCAATTTAGGAAATTTTTTCACTGACGCTGTTGTATACTACACAAAACAACATGATAATGTGCATTCTAACGTTAACATAGCAGTGATTGCTGGCGGCAGAATACGAACATCTATAAGCGATAATGTTAAACCgttcaatattacaaaaggTGATTTAATTACCGTCATACCATTTAGTGATTCGCTATGTATTATAACTATGAATGGTACAATACTGAAGCAAGCGCTGGAGCATTCTGTAGCGTCGTGGCGTCTTCTCGACGCACCTGGACAATTTTTACAAATGTCAGGAATGGATGTGACTTATGACTTAGCAAAAAAAGTGGGTTCAAGAGTAATACGTGCTAGAGCAATATGCTCTAATTGCAAAGAACTTCAAGCCATAAAAGAAGACtatgagtataaaataataacatcaaCATTTTTAGCAGATGGAGGGGACAATTACACAATGTTCGAAAGTTTACCGAGAGATGTCCTGCCATATAATGAAGTCGAAAGTGCATTAtactatttaagtaaatacagtccaataaatacagtagttaGCAACAggatagttatttttaacgatGACAAATTAAAAAGCATTCCACATAGAAATGAAGATAAAGATAAAACGGCTCAACTGTCGTCAACTGGTCATCATAATAAAGCACATACagcgatgttttttttattattagttatgaatttATCGCTCAACGGGAGAAGATAG
- the LOC116771168 gene encoding protein 5NUC-like isoform X5, translated as MILFHLTTVLATITLSFSSIVKPPSNDGKNFELLILHNNDMHARFEQTSQLSGACTTLDREAGKCYGGFPRVATVVKEARRKAASGEGPPVLYLNAGDTYTGTAWFTIYKWKVAAEFLNALQPDAVSLGNHELDHGVSGLTPFIENLTCPVLAANLILNKVPELEKETNLRKSVVLNKSGVSVGVIGYLTPDTKVLAVKNDVEYIEEVEALQEEVQKLKKEGVNIIIGLGHSGYLKDLEIAKKVDGLDLIIGGHTNTFLWNGTVPDSEKSLGPYPTYVVQSSGKLVPVVQAYAYTKYLGKLHMVFNSKGELLSADGRPILLDKTVPQDPEMLSIVDKYKNKVLNYTEEVIGNTSVLLDGLSCQHKECNMGNLIADAMIYRYVSDYEGREQWSDVPIAVIQGGGIRSSIDHADFPAPVTKGDLIAVLPFEGTLVVVTMNGKILLQMLEHSVENLTHLDYPGEFLQVSGILVEYDMSKPAGSRVAKADARCWNCSVPIYSRVVDTEMYNVIMPNFLSNGGDGYNMLEGLPKRALNYSELTATLYYVQNHSPILPAVEGRVKLLRKATNGAFRILLNKTIFLLSIACLFSLNSF; from the exons ACGGTACTGGCCACTATTACGTTGAGTTTTAGCAGTATAGTGAAACCTCCTTCGAATGATGGCAAAAATTTCGAGCTGTTAATACTTCACAACAATGATATGCATGCACGATTTGAACAGACCTCGCAGCTTAGCGGGGCCTGCACCACACTCGATAGAGAAGCAGGAAAATGTTACGGAGGCTTCCCGAGAGTAGCGACTGT AGTGAAAGAGGCACGAAGAAAAGCAGCATCCGGCGAAGGTCCACCCGTCTTATATCTAAACGCTGGTGACACTTACACAGGCACGGCCTGGTTCACAATCTACAAATGGAAGGTTGCTGCGGAATTCTTGAACGCTCTACAACCAGATGCTGTT TCTCTGGGAAACCACGAGCTCGACCATGGAGTTAGCGGACTAACGccttttattgaaaatctaaCATGTCCCGTATTGGCGGctaatctaattttaaataaagttcctGAGTTAGAAAAGGAAACTAATTTGAGAAAAtcagttgttttaaataaatcaggTGTTTCTGTAGGAGTGATAGGATATTTAACACCAGACACAAAAGTGTTGGCTGTGAAGAATGATGTTGAGTATATTGAAGAAGTCGAAGCACTCCAAGAGGAAGtgcagaaattaaaaaaagaaggggttaatataattattggcCTTGGACATTCTGGATATTTGAAAGATTTAGAGATAGCAAAAAAAGTGGACGGTTTGGATTTGATTATTGGCGGTCATACAAACACATTCCTATGGAATGGCACAGTACCAGACTCAGAAAAATCGCTGGGACCTTACCCAACGTATGTCGTACAATCGTCAGGAAAGTTAGTTCCTGTAGTTCAAGCATATGCTTACACGAAATATCTTGGTAAATTACATAtggtttttaattcaaaaggaGAATTACTTAGTGCAGATGGTAGGCCGATACTTCTAGATAAAACTGTTCCTCAAGATCCCGAAATGCTGAGCATCGTCGATAAGTACAAAAACAAAGTCTTAAATTACACCGAAGAAGTCATAGGCAATACTTCGGTACTGTTAGATGGTCTAAGTTGTCAACATAAGGAGTGTAATATGGGTAACTTGATAGCTGACGCTATGATCTATCGTTATGTGTCAGATTATGAAGGTAGAGAACAATGGTCAGATGTCCCAATTGCTGTTATTCAAGGCGGTGGCATACGATCTTCAATAGACCACGCTGATTTTCCAGCTCCAGTGACTAAAGGAGATCTTATTGCAGTTTTGCCATTTGAAGGAACACTTGTCGTGGTCACCATGAacggtaaaatattattgcaaatGTTAGAACATTCTGTAGAAAACCTAACTCATTTAGATTATCCTGGAGAATTTCTACAAGTTTCTGGCATCCTAGTTGAATATGACATGAGTAAACCAGCTGGTTCAAGAGTCGCAAAAGCTGACGCAAGATGTTGGAATTGCAGCGTTCCAATATATAGCAGAGTGGTTGATACTGAAATGTACAATGTTATCATGCCTAACTTTCTTTCAAATGGTGGAGATGGCTATAATATGTTAGAGGGATTGCCAAAGCGCGCGTTAAACTACAGCGAGCTAACAGCTACGTTGTACTATGTACAAAATCACAGTCCAATTTTACCAGCAGTTGAAGGCAGAGTGAAATTACTTCGTAAGGCGACGAACGGTgcttttagaatattattaaacaaaacgaTATTTCTCCTGTCCATAGcatgtttatttagtttaaatagtttttaa
- the LOC116771168 gene encoding protein 5NUC-like isoform X6: MEKILFHLTTVLATITLSFSSIVKPPSNDGKNFELLILHNNDMHARFEQTSQLSGACTTLDREAGKCYGGFPRVATVVKEARRKAASGEGPPVLYLNAGDTYTGTAWFTIYKWKVAAEFLNALQPDAVSLGSNELEKGSSRLSPFLDNLNSPVLACNVIVNSMETKQKIQKSIVKDMNGVKVAIVGYLELDSNILDSTGYIEYIDEVIALKEEATKLKAQGVKIIVALGHSIPEKNIEIATEVENIDLIISGHRNMFYSNGSNTEMKLEQILQPVIITQKSGKKIPIFHSFTYDKYLGKIHAVFDPEGNLKVAQSNPILLDKTIKQSVDMSEIIKKYSDEQTTSLETIIGDTVVVIDGSNCMKEECNLGNLITDSMMFYYATRYEGEHWTDAPIAIINGGSLSGTLSPLIRPFPVRRSDLINFLPGPSNLVTVTMSGTLLQQMLEESVANYTLNNTSGQFLQFSGIRVIYDISKDPGSRVMSAVIRCWDCDIPEFFELQEERLYKIIIPSTLVSVSNGYSMLVNLTKENLGYDAVATVTEFIQKRSPVYPEIADRIVLLNVPEFNEHDSAASTKISLAIFIYTIFTIAVVR, translated from the exons ACGGTACTGGCCACTATTACGTTGAGTTTTAGCAGTATAGTGAAACCTCCTTCGAATGATGGCAAAAATTTCGAGCTGTTAATACTTCACAACAATGATATGCATGCACGATTTGAACAGACCTCGCAGCTTAGCGGGGCCTGCACCACACTCGATAGAGAAGCAGGAAAATGTTACGGAGGCTTCCCGAGAGTAGCGACTGT AGTGAAAGAGGCACGAAGAAAAGCAGCATCCGGCGAAGGTCCACCCGTCTTATATCTAAACGCTGGTGACACTTACACAGGCACGGCCTGGTTCACAATCTACAAATGGAAGGTTGCTGCGGAATTCTTGAACGCTCTACAACCAGATGCTGTT tcGCTCGGAAGCAATGAACTTGAGAAAGGATCAAGTAGACTTTCGCCGTTCTTGGATAACTTAAATTCCCCGGTCCTGGCTTgtaatgttattgtaaattcTATGGAAACTAAACAAAAGATACAAAAATCGATTGTAAAAGATATGAATGGTGTAAAAGTAGCTATCGTTGGATATCTAGAGCTAGATTCAAACATTCTTGATAGTACTGgctatattgaatatattgatGAAGTAATAGCACTTAAAGAAGAAGCTACTAAACTGAAAGCACAAGGAGTCAAAATAATTGTAGCTTTAGGGCATTCAATAcccgaaaaaaatatagaaatagctACAGAAGTggaaaatatagatttaattatatccgGGCacagaaatatgttttattcaaatggaTCAAACACGGAAATGAAATTAGAACAAATCTTACAACCTGTAATAATTACTCAGAAAAGTGGTAAGAAAATACCAATTTTTCATTCCTTTACATATGATAAATATCTAGGGAAAATACACGCTGTATTCGATCCTGAAGGAAATCTTAAAGTCGCACAAAGTAACCCAATATTGCtagataaaactataaaacaaagtgTTGATATGTCTGAAATTATCAAAAAGTATTCTGATGAGCAAACAACATCGTTAGAGACAATCATTGGCGATACGGTTGTGGTCATAGATGGTAGCAATTGTATGAAAGAAGAGTGCAATCTGGGTAACTTAATAACAGATTCCATGATGTTTTATTACGCTACCAGATATGAAGGTGAACACTGGACTGATGCCCCTATTGCTATTATAAATGGAGGATCGTTATCTGGCACGTTATCACCATTGATTAGGCCTTTTCCAGTTAGAAGATCCGATTTAATAAACTTTCTACCAGGACCAAGTAACTTAGTGACGGTCACAATGTCTGGAACACTACTTCAACAAATGCTTGAAGAATCGGTAGCAAATTATACACTTAACAATACTTCAGGACAATTTCTCCAATTCTCTGGAATAAGAGTAATCTATGATATTTCTAAAGATCCTGGTTCTAGAGTGATGAGTGCAGTAATTCGCTGTTGGGATTGTGATATCCCAGAATTCTTTGAGTTACAAGAAGAGaggttgtataaaattataattccctCGACATTAGTAAGTGTTAGTAATGGATATTCCATGTTAGTGAacttaacaaaagaaaatttggGCTATGATGCTGTAGCAACGGTAACagaatttattcaaaagaGAAGTCCGGTGTATCCGGAAATAGCTGATAGAATAGTCTTACTAAATGTGCCAGAATTCAACGAACACGATTCTGCTGCTTCaactaaaatatctttagcaatatttatatatacaatatttacaattgcTGTTGttcgttaa
- the LOC116771168 gene encoding protein 5NUC-like isoform X1 has product MEKILFHLTTVLATITLSFSSIVKPPSNDGKNFELLILHNNDMHARFEQTSQLSGACTTLDREAGKCYGGFPRVATVVKEARRKAASGEGPPVLYLNAGDTYTGTAWFTIYKWKVAAEFLNALQPDAVSLGNHEFDEEVDGVVPFIANLSCPVLAANLILDDVPILEEQSNLHKSVVLTKNGVEIGIIGYLTPDTRFLAPKNDVKYEEEVNAIRKESLRLRRLGVQIIIALGHSGFVKDLEIAEQVEDLDLVIGGHSNTFLTNTNTSEIPEYSEGPYPTLVRQKSGRTVLVVQAYAFTKYLGRLHLVFNAQGEIINFDGNPILLNHNVKQDPIILEIVKRYKLEVNEINSEVVGSSMVFLDGVSCRLKECNLGNFFTDAVVYYTKQHDNVHSNVNIAVIAGGRIRTSISDNVKPFNITKGDLITVIPFSDSLCIITMNGTILKQALEHSVASWRLLDAPGQFLQMSGMDVTYDLAKKVGSRVIRARAICSNCKELQAIKEDYEYKIITSTFLADGGDNYTMFESLPRDVLPYNEVESALYYLSKYSPINTVVSNRIVIFNDDKLKSIPHRNEDKDKTAQLSSTGHHNKAHTAMFFLLLVMNLSLNGRR; this is encoded by the exons ACGGTACTGGCCACTATTACGTTGAGTTTTAGCAGTATAGTGAAACCTCCTTCGAATGATGGCAAAAATTTCGAGCTGTTAATACTTCACAACAATGATATGCATGCACGATTTGAACAGACCTCGCAGCTTAGCGGGGCCTGCACCACACTCGATAGAGAAGCAGGAAAATGTTACGGAGGCTTCCCGAGAGTAGCGACTGT AGTGAAAGAGGCACGAAGAAAAGCAGCATCCGGCGAAGGTCCACCCGTCTTATATCTAAACGCTGGTGACACTTACACAGGCACGGCCTGGTTCACAATCTACAAATGGAAGGTTGCTGCGGAATTCTTGAACGCTCTACAACCAGATGCTGTT tCTCTTGGAAATCACGAGTTTGATGAAGAAGTCGACGGCGTCGTGCCTTTCATCGCAAACCTCTCCTGTCCGGTTCTAGCTGCTAATCTTATTCTGGACGATGTACCTATACTCGAAGAACAATCTAATTTACACAAATCTGTTGTCCTAACTAAAAATGGTGTTGAAATCGGAATTATCGGCTATTTGACGCCAGATACAAGATTTCTGGCGCCCAAAAATGATGTTAAATACGAGGAAGAGGTCAATGCTATAAGAAAAGAATCATTGAGATTAAGGAGACTGGGTGtgcaaataataattgctCTTGGACATTCCGGATTCGTAAAAGATTTGGAAATAGCAGAACAGGTAGAAGATCTGGATCTAGTTATAGGAGGgcattcaaatacatttttaacgaATACAAATACGAGTGAAATTCCAGAATATTCAGAGGGTCCCTATCCCACTTTGGTACGTCAAAAATCTGGACGAACGGTTTTAGTCGTGCAAGCATATgcttttacaaaatatctaGGAAGACTACATTTGGTATTTAATGCTCAGggagaaataattaattttgatggaAACCCAATCCTTTTAAATCATAACGTCAAACAAGACCCAATTATTCTAGAAATTGTCAAGCGCTATAAACTGGAAGTCAATGAAATCAACAGTGAGGTTGTCGGTTCTTCGATGGTGTTTCTTGATGGAGTTTCGTGCCGTCTCAAGGAATGCAATTTAGGAAATTTTTTCACTGACGCTGTTGTATACTACACAAAACAACATGATAATGTGCATTCTAACGTTAACATAGCAGTGATTGCTGGCGGCAGAATACGAACATCTATAAGCGATAATGTTAAACCgttcaatattacaaaaggTGATTTAATTACCGTCATACCATTTAGTGATTCGCTATGTATTATAACTATGAATGGTACAATACTGAAGCAAGCGCTGGAGCATTCTGTAGCGTCGTGGCGTCTTCTCGACGCACCTGGACAATTTTTACAAATGTCAGGAATGGATGTGACTTATGACTTAGCAAAAAAAGTGGGTTCAAGAGTAATACGTGCTAGAGCAATATGCTCTAATTGCAAAGAACTTCAAGCCATAAAAGAAGACtatgagtataaaataataacatcaaCATTTTTAGCAGATGGAGGGGACAATTACACAATGTTCGAAAGTTTACCGAGAGATGTCCTGCCATATAATGAAGTCGAAAGTGCATTAtactatttaagtaaatacagtccaataaatacagtagttaGCAACAggatagttatttttaacgatGACAAATTAAAAAGCATTCCACATAGAAATGAAGATAAAGATAAAACGGCTCAACTGTCGTCAACTGGTCATCATAATAAAGCACATACagcgatgttttttttattattagttatgaatttATCGCTCAACGGGAGAAGATAG
- the LOC116771168 gene encoding protein 5NUC-like isoform X4 — MEKILFHLTTVLATITLSFSSIVKPPSNDGKNFELLILHNNDMHARFEQTSQLSGACTTLDREAGKCYGGFPRVATVVKEARRKAASGEGPPVLYLNAGDTYTGTAWFTIYKWKVAAEFLNALQPDAVSLGNHELDHGVSGLTPFIENLTCPVLAANLILNKVPELEKETNLRKSVVLNKSGVSVGVIGYLTPDTKVLAVKNDVEYIEEVEALQEEVQKLKKEGVNIIIGLGHSGYLKDLEIAKKVDGLDLIIGGHTNTFLWNGTVPDSEKSLGPYPTYVVQSSGKLVPVVQAYAYTKYLGKLHMVFNSKGELLSADGRPILLDKTVPQDPEMLSIVDKYKNKVLNYTEEVIGNTSVLLDGLSCQHKECNMGNLIADAMIYRYVSDYEGREQWSDVPIAVIQGGGIRSSIDHADFPAPVTKGDLIAVLPFEGTLVVVTMNGKILLQMLEHSVENLTHLDYPGEFLQVSGILVEYDMSKPAGSRVAKADARCWNCSVPIYSRVVDTEMYNVIMPNFLSNGGDGYNMLEGLPKRALNYSELTATLYYVQNHSPILPAVEGRVKLLRKATNGAFRILLNKTIFLLSIACLFSLNSF; from the exons ACGGTACTGGCCACTATTACGTTGAGTTTTAGCAGTATAGTGAAACCTCCTTCGAATGATGGCAAAAATTTCGAGCTGTTAATACTTCACAACAATGATATGCATGCACGATTTGAACAGACCTCGCAGCTTAGCGGGGCCTGCACCACACTCGATAGAGAAGCAGGAAAATGTTACGGAGGCTTCCCGAGAGTAGCGACTGT AGTGAAAGAGGCACGAAGAAAAGCAGCATCCGGCGAAGGTCCACCCGTCTTATATCTAAACGCTGGTGACACTTACACAGGCACGGCCTGGTTCACAATCTACAAATGGAAGGTTGCTGCGGAATTCTTGAACGCTCTACAACCAGATGCTGTT TCTCTGGGAAACCACGAGCTCGACCATGGAGTTAGCGGACTAACGccttttattgaaaatctaaCATGTCCCGTATTGGCGGctaatctaattttaaataaagttcctGAGTTAGAAAAGGAAACTAATTTGAGAAAAtcagttgttttaaataaatcaggTGTTTCTGTAGGAGTGATAGGATATTTAACACCAGACACAAAAGTGTTGGCTGTGAAGAATGATGTTGAGTATATTGAAGAAGTCGAAGCACTCCAAGAGGAAGtgcagaaattaaaaaaagaaggggttaatataattattggcCTTGGACATTCTGGATATTTGAAAGATTTAGAGATAGCAAAAAAAGTGGACGGTTTGGATTTGATTATTGGCGGTCATACAAACACATTCCTATGGAATGGCACAGTACCAGACTCAGAAAAATCGCTGGGACCTTACCCAACGTATGTCGTACAATCGTCAGGAAAGTTAGTTCCTGTAGTTCAAGCATATGCTTACACGAAATATCTTGGTAAATTACATAtggtttttaattcaaaaggaGAATTACTTAGTGCAGATGGTAGGCCGATACTTCTAGATAAAACTGTTCCTCAAGATCCCGAAATGCTGAGCATCGTCGATAAGTACAAAAACAAAGTCTTAAATTACACCGAAGAAGTCATAGGCAATACTTCGGTACTGTTAGATGGTCTAAGTTGTCAACATAAGGAGTGTAATATGGGTAACTTGATAGCTGACGCTATGATCTATCGTTATGTGTCAGATTATGAAGGTAGAGAACAATGGTCAGATGTCCCAATTGCTGTTATTCAAGGCGGTGGCATACGATCTTCAATAGACCACGCTGATTTTCCAGCTCCAGTGACTAAAGGAGATCTTATTGCAGTTTTGCCATTTGAAGGAACACTTGTCGTGGTCACCATGAacggtaaaatattattgcaaatGTTAGAACATTCTGTAGAAAACCTAACTCATTTAGATTATCCTGGAGAATTTCTACAAGTTTCTGGCATCCTAGTTGAATATGACATGAGTAAACCAGCTGGTTCAAGAGTCGCAAAAGCTGACGCAAGATGTTGGAATTGCAGCGTTCCAATATATAGCAGAGTGGTTGATACTGAAATGTACAATGTTATCATGCCTAACTTTCTTTCAAATGGTGGAGATGGCTATAATATGTTAGAGGGATTGCCAAAGCGCGCGTTAAACTACAGCGAGCTAACAGCTACGTTGTACTATGTACAAAATCACAGTCCAATTTTACCAGCAGTTGAAGGCAGAGTGAAATTACTTCGTAAGGCGACGAACGGTgcttttagaatattattaaacaaaacgaTATTTCTCCTGTCCATAGcatgtttatttagtttaaatagtttttaa